One Setaria viridis chromosome 5, Setaria_viridis_v4.0, whole genome shotgun sequence genomic region harbors:
- the LOC117854805 gene encoding uncharacterized protein: MMQDLFSVPSCFSAGEKLPDVPAPAAATRSGQSAVTLVYRAGIAGHDRLVTVTWCRNLLTHGLSVSIEGSAGAGKDKTGREWGEAGGGGGGGAASKSCSSACKVEMQPWHFWRKYGAKQFQVDGKAIDVVWDLRSARYSDEPEPLSDYYVAVVSGEEVVLLLGNLKKEAFRRTGSRPSLQDAVLVCKKEHVFSKKRFLTKARFHEKGKLHDISIECSSGNLNGGVDVDMVIKIDGSVNVLVRHLQWKFRGNECISIDQLKVQVYWDAHDWLFGTGMRNALFIFKPELPSTSADFHTDECSDFCLFLYAWKVE; the protein is encoded by the coding sequence ATGATGCAGGATTTGTTCTCGGTCCCGTCGTGCTTCTCGGCCGGCGAGAAGCTCCCGGACGtcccggcgcccgcggcggcaaCCAGGTCGGGGCAGAGCGCGGTGACGCTGGTCTACCGCGCCGGgatcgccggccacgaccgccTGGTGACGGTGACATGGTGCAGGAACCTGCTCACCCACGGCCTGTCCGTGTCGATCGAAGGGTCGGCGGGCGCCGGCAAGGACAAGACCGGCAGGGAGTGGggagaggccggcggcggcggcggcggtggcgcagccTCCAAGAGCTGCAGCAGCGCCTGCAAGGTGGAGATGCAGCCGTGGCACTTCTGGCGCAAGTACGGCGCCAAGCAGTTCCAGGTCGACGGCAAGGCGATCGACGTCGTCTGGGACCTCAGGAGCGCGCGGTACTCCGATGAGCCCGAGCCGCTGTCGGACTACTACGTCGCGGTGGTCTCGGGCGAGGaggtcgtcctcctcctcggcaaCCTCAAGAAGGAGGCGTTCCGGCGCACCGGGTCGCGGCCATCGCTCCAGGACGCAGTCCTCGTGTGCAAGAAGGAGCACGTCTTCAGCAAGAAGCGGTTCCTCACCAAGGCCAGGTTCCACGAGAAGGGCAAGCTGCACGACATCAGCATCGAGTGCAGCAGCGGCAACCTCAacggcggcgtcgacgtcgaCATGGTGATCAAGATCGACGGCTCCGTGAACGTCCTCGTCAGGCACCTGCAGTGGAAGTTCAGGGGCAACGAGTGCATCTCCATCGACCAGCTCAAGGTGCAGGTGTACTGGGACGCGCACGACTGGCTCTTCGGCACAGGGATGAGGAACGCACTGTTCATCTTCAAGCCCGAGCTGCCGTCGACCTCTGCTGACTTCCACACTGACGAGTGCTCTGATTTCTGCCTCTTTCTGTACGCATGGAAGGTTGAGTGA